The following coding sequences are from one Bacteroidales bacterium WCE2008 window:
- a CDS encoding RNA methyltransferase, TrmH family, giving the protein MAVLSNNEIKSIKALANKKFRDEKGLFIVEGEKMVSEALKSSYEVVKVYRADEIGEAAMGRISQLSTPSPVLAVVRKPSSGAAVRPGKGLYLALDGIRDPGNMGTIIRIADWFGLAGIFATPDSVDIFNPKVVQSTMGAIFRVDFHYTDLCALANSVRADGGRIYGTFLDGENIYDHELATGTDSPVVIVVGNESNGISKEMAARVTDRLFIPPYPADDPGSESLNAAVATAVTVAEFRRRIK; this is encoded by the coding sequence ATGGCTGTTTTATCCAACAACGAAATAAAGTCGATCAAGGCCCTCGCGAACAAGAAATTCCGCGACGAGAAAGGGCTGTTTATAGTAGAAGGCGAAAAGATGGTCTCGGAGGCCCTGAAATCCTCCTACGAGGTCGTTAAAGTCTATCGTGCCGACGAGATAGGCGAAGCCGCAATGGGCAGGATAAGCCAGCTCTCGACCCCGTCCCCGGTACTGGCAGTCGTCAGGAAACCATCCTCCGGCGCGGCAGTCCGTCCCGGAAAAGGCCTCTATCTGGCCCTCGACGGAATCAGAGACCCGGGTAACATGGGTACGATCATAAGAATCGCCGACTGGTTCGGTCTGGCAGGCATTTTCGCAACTCCGGATTCGGTCGACATCTTCAATCCGAAGGTCGTCCAGTCGACCATGGGAGCCATCTTCAGGGTCGATTTCCATTATACGGACCTCTGCGCCCTGGCCAACTCCGTACGGGCTGACGGAGGCAGGATCTACGGGACCTTCCTCGACGGAGAGAATATTTATGACCATGAACTCGCGACCGGAACGGACTCCCCTGTCGTAATCGTGGTCGGCAACGAATCCAACGGAATATCAAAAGAAATGGCGGCCAGAGTAACCGACCGCCTGTTTATCCCTCCTTATCCGGCAGATGATCCGGGTTCGGAGTCCTTGAACGCCGCGGTGGCAACAGCCGTTACGGTCGCCGAGTTCCGCAGACGCATCAAATAG
- a CDS encoding Outer membrane protein assembly factor BamA, with amino-acid sequence MSRIGYFCTMRIQGKHIATVLSALIPLAFSSCSSTRVLAEGEYRLASAKVENVGDVSINDTKVESYIRQKAGWNPLVYVYNLSTKSGRGLWSKVMRKIGSAPVVYNENLVESSVENMERHLEYLGYYDSKVVPEIKTNGRIVNVVYKVTPGKRLVISDIKYEIPTGGEFAEDFSRDSVNITIHKGDYLSEAALEEESARSAAYFRKHGYYGFNKNYYFFEADTIGKGNEAALTMRINEYTRNESPSSAKPIAKYHFGKVNIFHPESFAMREKVLKNLNRIVPGQPYNEDVVNNTYSRLSSLNVLSAVNIQLSGNEDNTVDCDINLTPAKMRGLKLNLEASSNSIGLLGISPEVSLFNRNIFHGGEQLNMSFMGNFQFKPGSDIRSTEFGVSAGLLFPKFLLLPDRLFKGVLPKTEINVSFNYQDRPEYRRSILSTSFGYNGSRGTFFYQFYPVQLSIVQISNMTPEFRKRLMTNPFMYYSYEEHSNLGLGGTLYYTTDASVNPQHSYHYVRFQFGTSGNLLSAFKPYMHRDSVGRGLILGNPYAQYVRGELTLGRTWKFGKNDSYGIATRFLIGAGYAYGNSSALPFEQHFYSGGANSMRGWQARNVGPGLAKDDGNSIFVIPSQTGDMKIEANIEYRFPVFWKLAGALFVDAGNIWSISNYTENELALFRIRDFHKAIAADWGLGIRIDLNFILLRVDMGFVTRDPSRPEGHRWCSPKTWFKEGGNAIHFGVGYPF; translated from the coding sequence ATGTCGCGAATTGGGTACTTTTGTACGATGCGTATCCAGGGAAAACATATCGCGACAGTTCTTTCAGCGCTTATTCCGCTGGCTTTTTCTTCGTGCAGCTCGACCCGTGTGCTTGCCGAAGGAGAATACAGGCTGGCATCCGCGAAGGTCGAGAATGTCGGCGATGTTTCGATAAACGATACCAAAGTAGAGTCATATATAAGGCAGAAAGCCGGATGGAATCCTCTGGTCTATGTCTATAATCTTTCGACAAAAAGCGGGAGAGGTTTGTGGAGCAAGGTCATGCGCAAGATCGGGTCCGCACCGGTCGTGTATAATGAGAATCTGGTGGAGTCCTCTGTCGAGAATATGGAAAGGCATCTGGAGTATCTCGGATATTATGATTCCAAGGTTGTCCCGGAGATAAAGACGAATGGCCGCATAGTTAATGTGGTGTATAAGGTGACGCCCGGCAAACGTCTTGTCATCAGCGATATAAAATATGAGATTCCTACTGGCGGCGAGTTCGCGGAGGACTTCTCCAGGGATAGCGTCAACATTACGATCCACAAGGGAGATTACCTTTCCGAAGCTGCTCTCGAGGAGGAGAGCGCCCGTTCTGCAGCCTATTTCAGGAAGCACGGTTATTATGGATTCAACAAGAATTATTATTTCTTCGAGGCCGATACGATAGGGAAAGGAAACGAGGCCGCCCTTACGATGAGGATAAACGAATATACCCGTAACGAATCTCCTTCTTCTGCCAAGCCTATCGCAAAGTACCATTTCGGCAAGGTCAATATCTTCCACCCGGAGTCGTTTGCGATGCGGGAAAAGGTCCTTAAGAATCTGAACCGGATCGTGCCCGGGCAGCCTTACAACGAGGATGTGGTCAACAATACCTATTCAAGACTCTCTTCGCTTAATGTGTTGAGCGCGGTCAATATCCAGCTGTCCGGCAACGAGGACAATACGGTCGATTGCGACATCAATCTCACTCCTGCCAAGATGAGAGGTCTGAAGCTGAATCTCGAGGCTTCTTCCAATTCCATCGGACTTCTCGGCATCTCTCCTGAGGTTTCTCTTTTCAACAGGAACATATTCCATGGAGGAGAGCAGCTTAACATGAGTTTCATGGGAAACTTCCAGTTCAAGCCGGGGAGCGATATCCGCTCTACGGAATTCGGTGTGTCGGCAGGTCTGCTGTTCCCTAAGTTCCTGCTGCTTCCGGACAGGCTTTTCAAGGGAGTGCTTCCTAAGACGGAAATAAACGTCTCTTTCAATTATCAGGACCGTCCTGAATACCGCAGAAGCATCCTTTCCACATCTTTCGGATATAACGGTTCGAGAGGGACTTTCTTCTATCAGTTTTATCCGGTCCAGCTGAGTATAGTACAGATTTCCAATATGACTCCCGAGTTCCGGAAAAGGCTGATGACCAATCCGTTCATGTACTACTCATATGAGGAGCACTCTAATCTTGGTCTCGGAGGTACCTTATACTATACGACGGACGCTTCCGTAAATCCACAGCACTCATACCATTATGTCAGGTTCCAGTTCGGAACCTCTGGTAACCTCCTGAGCGCATTCAAGCCATATATGCATAGGGACAGTGTCGGCAGGGGACTGATTCTCGGAAATCCTTATGCTCAGTATGTACGTGGAGAACTGACTCTCGGAAGGACATGGAAGTTCGGAAAGAACGACAGCTACGGGATCGCCACCAGATTCCTGATCGGTGCCGGCTATGCATACGGCAACTCTTCCGCGCTGCCTTTCGAGCAGCATTTCTATAGCGGTGGAGCCAACAGCATGCGTGGATGGCAGGCAAGGAATGTCGGTCCGGGACTCGCGAAGGATGACGGCAACAGCATCTTCGTCATTCCAAGCCAGACTGGAGACATGAAGATAGAGGCCAATATCGAATACCGTTTCCCGGTGTTCTGGAAGCTGGCCGGCGCTTTGTTTGTAGATGCCGGTAACATCTGGTCCATCAGCAACTATACTGAGAACGAACTGGCATTATTCAGAATAAGAGATTTCCATAAGGCGATTGCCGCCGACTGGGGACTTGGAATACGTATAGATCTTAATTTCATTCTATTGCGCGTAGACATGGGTTTCGTGACTCGAGATCCTTCCAGACCTGAAGGCCACCGCTGGTGCAGCCCGAAGACTTGGTTCAAGGAAGGCGGAAACGCCATCCATTTCGGAGTCGGATATCCTTTCTGA